In Chitinophagaceae bacterium, the DNA window AACCACACGCTACACCATGCAACGCATCGCCAAATGAAACACCGGTGAAGTTGATATTATTTTGTTCATATTGAAGTTCCCAGTTTGTACCACCGTTGTTTGTATGAAAGATATTACCATTCGTGCCGACAGCCCAGCCATTGATAGCATCGGCAAAATAAAGGTCGTTGATGTAATCATCTTCGGGTGTTAATTGAGAAATCCAGGTACTTCCTCCGTTAATTGTTTTCAAGATGATGTTTTCCGCACCACCGACATAACCGATCTTCCCATTGATAAAATTTAATGATTTAAAAATTCCACCGACCGGAAGATTGGTGATCAGGTTCCAGGCAGCACCTCCATTCACGGTTTTGTAGAGATAATTAAATGAACCAAACTGAAAAGAAGAAAGTAAAAATCCCGTGTCTGCATTCGCGAAAAACAGCGAGCTGATAGTTGTTTCTTCGGTGAGGAATGTCTGATCTTCCCAGGTGTCGCCTCCATCAATAGTATGCATCAGCGATCCGCCTTTATATCCAAACCAACCTTCTTCTTCTGAAATAAATGAGGCCGAAGCAACATCATTATAAATAGGCAAAGGGCTTCTCAGGTAATATCCGTTTTGAGCATGGAGCACCATATTGCTTAACAGTAATAAGATACAGGCCAATGATATTTTGCGAAAAAATAAAAATGAGGACTTCATTAACAAAAGTTTAGTTGGGAATGGTAGTAAGTAAGAACCGGACAAAGATTAGGAATTAGAAAGAAATAGGCTGGCAAAAGTTTATACTTCCTCCTGCGCGGTTATTTGTTTTTTACATTCCGCTATTTTTGCCGTTCGAATAAGAACCTAACTACTCTGAAAATGAAATCACTTCAAACTATCGGCTTACTAGTTTTATCCAATATATTTATGACGCTGGCCTGGTACGGTCATCTCAAATTCCGCGAGTTCAAATGGTTTGCCGCGTTGCCGCTAATAATTGTGGTACTGATCAGTTGGGGCATTGCATTGTTTGAATATTTTTTCCAGGTGCCGGCAAACCGCATTGGTTTTAATGAAAATGGTGGACCGTTTTCATTAGTTCAATTGAAAGTGATTCAGGAAGTGATCACACTCGTTGTATTCACCGTTTTTACAGTATTGTTTTTTAAGAATGAAGCATGGAGATGGAATCACTTTGTTGGATTTTCATTACTGGTGCTTGCGGTGTATTTTATTTTCAGGAAATGAAGAAATGACCTGGTGACAAACCACTATAATCTTCTCCACCCATCGGATGGCACCACGCACAAAACTTCGGTAGCTATCCGATGGGTGGTGCGACGTGCTACCGCTGATAAGTAGCAGGAGCCGAAGAAGCGCCAATCCGATGGATGGATAATTAAATGAAATCAATCACTATTGAATAATCACCTTATGCTGCTGCCTGTTACCTTCAGTTTCGACATTCAAAAAGTAAATACCGCTTGAAAATCCGCTAAGGTCAAGCTGAGTGGTAGCTCCCTGCTTCAGTCCGGTTTCTACTTGTGTCAGCAATATCCTGCCGGTAATATCCACCAGTTGCAGATGGATGGGTTCGGTTTGCGCAACATCGGAAGTTATAGTAACAAAACCAGCCGTCGGATTAGGGAATACCTGCCAAATGCCTGCAGCATCAACTTGTGAGACGCCTGAAGCAAAATCAATATAAACGGTTACTGGTGTGCGGTTACTGACGCAAAGTGTTGGAATGTTGTCTACTTCCCAATCATAAAAATAGTAGTAAACTTCACTTCCATTGGGCGAGCCGGTCATTGAAATGTAATCGCTGATCACATAAGGATATGCAACACCAACATCGCTTCTTTGGAGTCGGGGACCGTCATGTCCCCAAAAAATGTTGTTCTGATTCGTATTAGTGGTCAACTCATAATCATTACCGGGAACCAGGTTGAAGTTAAGTGTGATGCGGCTCGAGTCCATTGGAATATTAATCATCGCGCTTTGAATAACTCCTCCATTATGATTTCTCCATTCAATCAATCGCTCACCCGGTGTATCGGTATACACTTTCACAGATTTCAATACACAAGTTTTTGAAACATTAAAAATAATACTGCTGTTGGTGCTGGTGCTGCCGCTGTATAAATTTCCTTCATGGTATTTTTGACCTGCATAAAAAGTATCTGCGCCAAATGCAGTTGTGTTTTCTGCATAGTAAGTTGCAGAATCTGTTACGAAAGGTGTTACATATGAGCTTCCGCTGCCCAACAGCAATCCTCCTGATGGCGCATCATACCATGAAACTGCATCACCGGATGCAGTTAGTGTTGCTGTGCCGGGTTCAGGCAGGTAAACATCATTGGCAACCGGTTCCGGTGATACCAATGCAATGACCGTGATTGGATCTGAAGTAATTAGCTGGCAGGTCCCGGGAACAGTGATAGCATAAGAACCCGAAGTTGTAACTATAATTGATTGTGTGGATGCGCCGTTTGACCATGCATAAGAAGTGGAAGGTGGACCTGACAACACCACGCTTCCTCCTTCACAAAAAGTTAATGCACCGGACACTGTAACAATAGGAATTTCAATCGGATTTTGTGTAATGGAAATTGTTTTTGAAGTGCTGATGCAAGAGTTGGAGGAGGAACTGATTTTTACATTGTAATCACCTGTGCTGTTAATAGTGACTGATTGCGTTGTAGCTCCATTTGACCAGAGATACGAATAGTCGGCAGGAACATCACTTGCTGAAAGCGTTACAAATTGTCCGGGACAGATGATTGTTCCTCCACTGTTGCTGATCGTAAGATCAGGTGTTACACATTCATTTTCTATCAAACTGATAAACTGGTCAACTGCCGGATTCACGATAGTAGTAATTATGCCGGATGGCCAGCGGATGATCGCAGAATCAATTGTTGTTGCGGTGCCCGTTCCGAAATGGAGACTTGCTGTGTTGCAGGTTCCATAGCTTTCACCGGCCTTCACTTCGCGGATTTGTTTTCCCCAAGCACCATAAATTTCCGCGCGTGCTCCTAATGCGCCGGTATTGCTTGTTGTTCCTGTTAAGTTAATGGTCAGAAAGTGATTGCCATCCGCAACCGTGTTCAACCAATAGACATCATCAATGGACGTCGGACTTGTATAAATGTTGGCATAACTTGCATACACATCAATTTTTCCATCGTGGTTCAGATCTCCAATGGCAAAAGATTCCATGTTGTCGGTTCCGAAAATGCCGGGCAGTTTTGTAAAAGTCTTGTTGCCGTTATTGTGGAAGAACTGGTAATCACTTCCAGTAACAAGAATATCAATAAAACCATCATTATCGAAATCTTCCATCACGGATTCAATGGGAATAATACTCATGTTAAAACCTGATCCGGAAGTAATATTGGTCATGTGCCCTGTGCCATCATTTTCCAGGAGGTTTGCAGGTACGTCATAATCTGTCTGAATTACGTCGAGGTCGCCGTCATTATCAATGTCACCGAAATTTGCAGTCCATGTTTGCGCACTGTCCGCAAGTCCGTATGAAGCTGCATCAGAAGTATAGTTGTTGTTTCCGTCATTCACAAAGAGTGCATCAATCCTGCGGCCATCTGATGGATCGTTAATCGCTTGTCTGCATTTTGCAATGTAAAGATCCACGTCGCCGTCATTATCAAAATCAGTCCATACGCTTCCATAGTTTCCAGAATCGTCGGTATTGGTTACATCAAAGTCAATAATGGAGGAGACTGTGTAATTGCCATTGCCGCTGTTCAGCCAGATATGACTTTCAGCATTGTCATCACATCCGAAAATATCTTCCCAGCCATCATTATTTACATCTGCAAAATTTACATTCTGAAGAAAGAAATTAGAGGCAGGCAAACTATACAAGGCTCCTGCTGTGCCGGTATTGTCGAGTTTCATAATTTTTACAGCCGGACCATAACCACCTGCCACTACATCTTTAAAACCATTATGATCTACATCAGCCACACACAATCCCCAGGCCCATGAAGAGCCTCCTCCGTAATCACCAATATAATGATGGTCGAAAGTTAATCCGGGTCGCTGGTAATCGATGTAAAGCAGGTGCGCCTGATCCAACCTCACAATGTCATCAAGGCCATCACCATTAATGTCAATAACTGCAACCGGACAACCACTGTGAATGTTGGTTGCGGAAAGTTTTGCATTGGCATTCAGGAAACTTACCTGTGCATTTATTCCTGATAAGCAACATAGGATGATGAAGCAGCTAAGCAGGGAAAGTTTTGTAAAAAATCTCATGGGGTTTATTTGTTGTGGCTTGAAAAAGAATTTTAAATGTAGTAAAAACTATCGGGTCAGGCTGAAAGAATGACAAAAGATAATTTATAACCGTATGACTTTAAAAATATAGCGACCTTGATTGGTCAATACTTCCAAAAAATACATACCGTTATTCGCCGGCAACCGAATGGAAATGGAAGATGCATTATCATGAACCGAAACATTTGATTGCAATGTTCCATCCGCGTCATAGATATTCACGTCACCAATTATCAGGTGCTGATTATTGATCACCTGAACAAGTCCTGATTCACTCAGCGTATTCTTTACTGTGATGTTTAATTGGCCTGAAAGATTTGCATCTGCTAATATAAAAGGTGTCTGCAATTGTGTTGAAGACAGCAGGACAGGTGTTCGATCAGCAGAAAAGTACATGTTCTTAAATGTATCAATAGCTGAGCTGCTGTATGAAAACATTTCTTCGAGATATCGTGGCGGAACACTTTGAAAATACATGCCGGCATAAACATTTAAAATTCCGTTTACGCCATTTACAGGAATGTGATAATGCACGAAATCCATTCCTGAACCTTCCACCGCATTTGTTTTATTGAAGTCGGGATCATTCAGTGCATCGCCAACTATTTGAACCGTATCATAATCAGGATGGGTAGAAACAAATCCTTCCGGTGGCAGGCGATTGTCCTTGATCATGTGATCTGCGCGTTCCAGAACGGTGGTAACATCATTGTTTACATCACCCATAATCATTTCATACAACTGAACCTGGGACGATTTTTTTATGACATCGTAGTGTGGCTCATAGGAAGGATCAATATTGAACACTTCAAAATTTGAATCGAAAGTGCCGGATTGAAAAACAGTATCCAGGTTTTGATCAGTTACTACCAGCTGTAATACCGCTCGACGGCTGGGATATCCTGAAGGAAATTTATGACCTGCTTTATTGCTGACCCGCACTTTTATAAATAGTGTATCGGTTGCGATGCTGTCAACAAATATGGACAATCCAACTGTCTTTTGCTGAAGCAGGCGGTAGGTTGCGGCCAGTGTCGAATCAAAATTGATATCCGGTGCGGTAATTCCGAGGGCTTCTTTATTCTCTTTGATCAGGTTTACCATAAAAACATTTCCTCCGGCAAACTGATGCTGGTTAAACGGTGAGCGTGGGGCGAGCGCAAGAATATTATTGGCAATGATGATAGAATCTTTCAATTGTGGCATGTGGCACGACTGGCAGGTAATATTATCCTGTGAAAAAGCGGAGTTCAGCCATTCATGATAAGTGGCTTGCTCAATAAATGTGTTGCCGGTATAGTTGCCTTCGAGATCTGCTGTATGCGTGATGAGCGTATGGCACGATGAACAGACCTGCGATTTACTCATGTGTGTACTGTATGTTGGCGTAAATCCTTCATACAATTGCATGGGTCCGGTGAGTGGATTTTGAAAGGGACCGAATTCTTTTTTAGTAGTGTCATAGGGAATTGCACCGGAGAAAGCAGTACCGAGATTTTCAGTTCCTATTTCATGACAACCGCCGCAGGAAACGCCATCCAGGCCAAGTGTATCATTCATAAGATCGTCGATGGTGTAGCTTGTGGCCCCATGAAATACTGCAGTAAAATGCCCTAATGGCGCGTGACAGGCTGTGCACTTTGTTTGCAATTCGCCGGCATGGCCGGGATTTACAAGAATTTCATGACTCACTTTTGCGCGCCACAACGGATCTTTTGCGGAATTGGCCATCATGGTTGTTTGCCAATCATCGTATAAATTGATGTCGGTTCCGTTTGAATCAACATTTGCAACTTGCAACGTATCGTAACCGTGACATCCTTTACAACGAATAGATTCCAGAAAGTACTGGCCTGAGTCAATTGGAGAGCGAACACCTTCTTCATCAAAGTATGACATTTCCAGTTTGCTGTGGAAGGATTCCGCATCGTTTTTTTTAACAGCAGCAAAACTCAGTACTATCACAGCGCCAATGGCAATCACTGAAAAAAGGCGTCTGGATAACAGCATGATGTGTATGGATGAGGAATTGCGAATATAAAAATAAGACCGGCAAACTTATTTTCAGCAATTTGGGGAAAAAAAAAAAACCCCCCCCCCCGGGGGGGGGGGGGGGGGGGGCGGGGCGGGGCGGACCAAAGAGGGGTGGTAAAAAATTAAGATTCAAACAATTCTTAGGTAGATCAATTGCAATATTCTTGCTTGATGTTGGTGGAATTTTCTTAATTTCATACCAATTCCATTTTCAGCACCCATAAATTTATTTCCATGAAAGTAAATGACATACTCCGCCGTAAGAACAATCAGATTTTTGCCGTTTCACCTGATGGGACTGTTTATGACGCGTTAAAGTTAATGGCAGAAAAGAATCTGGGAGGTGTGCTGGTAATGAATGATGATCAGTTAGTAGGAATTTTCACCGAACGGGATTATGCCCGCAAAGTGATCTTGCTGGGGCGTGCTTCAAAGGATACACCGATTACCGAAGTCATGACTTCACACGTGCGCACTATAACCAGGGAAACGGAGATTGATGAGTGCATGAAAATGATGACTGAAAAAAATATCCGGCACTTGCCGGTTTTGGAAAATACAAAGGTAATCGGCCTCGTCTCGATTGGCGATGTGGTAAAGTTGCTGATTGAAGAACAGAAGGGTATTATTGAACATTTGCAGAGTTATATAGCAGGACAATAAAGGGTTTGAATTGTTTAGCATGTTTATGGTATTTAAAGGGTTGGGTTCAAAAACCCTTTAAACGATTCAAACTCTTCAAACCCTTCGCTACCTTAGCGCAAAATTTCCAGCGCATCCATGCCCTTTATTTTCGTAGTAGGAAACAGCCGAAGCGGTACCACCATGATGGGACGTATCCTCAGCAATCATGAGAAAGTGCACACGTTTCCGGAGCTCCATTTTTTTGAACAAATGTGGTCGGGCAAGGATAAAGACAAAATCTTATCGAATGAAGAAAGTGTAAAGCTTGCTGCGCGCCTGATTAATATTTCTGCTGCGGGTTATTTTGCGAAGAAGGAGCCGGAGAAATATTTTGATGAAGCAGGTAAAATCATCCATGAAATTCCCGGCAGCGAATGCACTTCCTTAAGAATCTTTGCAGCGGTAATTCAGCATGAATCATTAAAACACGGGAAGCAATTTCCATGTGATCAGACACCACAGAACGTGTTTTATATTTCAGAAATACTGGAAGCTTTTCCCGATTCTTATTTCATCAATATGGTGCGTGATCCCAGAGACGTATTGTTATCACAGAAAAGAAAATGGAAGCGGCGTTTTCTCGGTGGCTCTCATGCAACATGGTATGAAACAATCCGCGCATGGACCAACTATCATCCGCTTACCATCAGCAAACTCTGGAATTCGGCCATCCGGGCACGAGATAATGTGAAAGACAGGAGAGTGATGAGTGTTCAGTTTGAATCGCTTTTGAAAGATCCTGATAAGGCAATTGAAAGCATCTGCTTTTTTCTTCAACTTCCATTTTCTGCTAAGCTGAAAGAAGTGCCACAGGTTGGTTCCTCCAGTGGCATGGATAAAAAAGAAGTGAAAGGTATAAATTCAGATCGTGCGCAGAGCTGGGGCAAAGGCGGACTAAGCCCGACAGAGATCTGGTTTTGTCAACGGTCCTGCGCGCATTACATGAAGGAGTTTGGATATGAACCGGTAAAAGTTTCCGCTAATCCTTTGAGCATACTTTTTTATTACCTCATTTTTCCGGTGAAGCTTGGTTTTGCATTTTTGCTGAATCTGCACAGGATGAAGAATATTGTAGAGACGGTAAAAAAGCGGATGAGGTGATTGAAAACGAAATTACTTTCTGCGCTGACAATCAGCTTGAATAAAAGAACTTATATTGGATCATAAAGGGTTCCAGCCTCAAATAACCAAGCCTTGCACTTATTGAAAGTCAGAACGGTGCGTGTATTGCAAAAAGTCTAAACTATTTCAAAATACATTGTAATAAAAAGCACAATGAATAAACTCATCACCTTCTTAGCAAATAGCCAAAAACATTTTATTAATCTGGCGAGAATATCGATTCTTATCGTAATGGTTTGGATTGGAGGGCTCAAGGCATTTCAATATGAAGCGGATGGCATTGTTCCATTTGTTGCGAATAGTCCATTGATGTCTTTCTTTTATAACAAAAAAGCACCGGAGTACAATGAATATAAAAACCCCGAAGGAAAAACAGTTCAGAAGAACATTGATTGGCACAAGGAAAACGGCACCTATATTTTTGCTTACGGCTTAGGAACAGTGATCGTAATTATTGGATTGCTCACCTTCCTGGGTAT includes these proteins:
- a CDS encoding DMT family protein: MKSLQTIGLLVLSNIFMTLAWYGHLKFREFKWFAALPLIIVVLISWGIALFEYFFQVPANRIGFNENGGPFSLVQLKVIQEVITLVVFTVFTVLFFKNEAWRWNHFVGFSLLVLAVYFIFRK
- a CDS encoding VCBS repeat-containing protein, translating into MRFFTKLSLLSCFIILCCLSGINAQVSFLNANAKLSATNIHSGCPVAVIDINGDGLDDIVRLDQAHLLYIDYQRPGLTFDHHYIGDYGGGSSWAWGLCVADVDHNGFKDVVAGGYGPAVKIMKLDNTGTAGALYSLPASNFFLQNVNFADVNNDGWEDIFGCDDNAESHIWLNSGNGNYTVSSIIDFDVTNTDDSGNYGSVWTDFDNDGDVDLYIAKCRQAINDPSDGRRIDALFVNDGNNNYTSDAASYGLADSAQTWTANFGDIDNDGDLDVIQTDYDVPANLLENDGTGHMTNITSGSGFNMSIIPIESVMEDFDNDGFIDILVTGSDYQFFHNNGNKTFTKLPGIFGTDNMESFAIGDLNHDGKIDVYASYANIYTSPTSIDDVYWLNTVADGNHFLTINLTGTTSNTGALGARAEIYGAWGKQIREVKAGESYGTCNTASLHFGTGTATTIDSAIIRWPSGIITTIVNPAVDQFISLIENECVTPDLTISNSGGTIICPGQFVTLSASDVPADYSYLWSNGATTQSVTINSTGDYNVKISSSSNSCISTSKTISITQNPIEIPIVTVSGALTFCEGGSVVLSGPPSTSYAWSNGASTQSIIVTTSGSYAITVPGTCQLITSDPITVIALVSPEPVANDVYLPEPGTATLTASGDAVSWYDAPSGGLLLGSGSSYVTPFVTDSATYYAENTTAFGADTFYAGQKYHEGNLYSGSTSTNSSIIFNVSKTCVLKSVKVYTDTPGERLIEWRNHNGGVIQSAMINIPMDSSRITLNFNLVPGNDYELTTNTNQNNIFWGHDGPRLQRSDVGVAYPYVISDYISMTGSPNGSEVYYYFYDWEVDNIPTLCVSNRTPVTVYIDFASGVSQVDAAGIWQVFPNPTAGFVTITSDVAQTEPIHLQLVDITGRILLTQVETGLKQGATTQLDLSGFSSGIYFLNVETEGNRQQHKVIIQ
- a CDS encoding T9SS type A sorting domain-containing protein translates to MLLSRRLFSVIAIGAVIVLSFAAVKKNDAESFHSKLEMSYFDEEGVRSPIDSGQYFLESIRCKGCHGYDTLQVANVDSNGTDINLYDDWQTTMMANSAKDPLWRAKVSHEILVNPGHAGELQTKCTACHAPLGHFTAVFHGATSYTIDDLMNDTLGLDGVSCGGCHEIGTENLGTAFSGAIPYDTTKKEFGPFQNPLTGPMQLYEGFTPTYSTHMSKSQVCSSCHTLITHTADLEGNYTGNTFIEQATYHEWLNSAFSQDNITCQSCHMPQLKDSIIIANNILALAPRSPFNQHQFAGGNVFMVNLIKENKEALGITAPDINFDSTLAATYRLLQQKTVGLSIFVDSIATDTLFIKVRVSNKAGHKFPSGYPSRRAVLQLVVTDQNLDTVFQSGTFDSNFEVFNIDPSYEPHYDVIKKSSQVQLYEMIMGDVNNDVTTVLERADHMIKDNRLPPEGFVSTHPDYDTVQIVGDALNDPDFNKTNAVEGSGMDFVHYHIPVNGVNGILNVYAGMYFQSVPPRYLEEMFSYSSSAIDTFKNMYFSADRTPVLLSSTQLQTPFILADANLSGQLNITVKNTLSESGLVQVINNQHLIIGDVNIYDADGTLQSNVSVHDNASSISIRLPANNGMYFLEVLTNQGRYIFKVIRL
- a CDS encoding CBS domain-containing protein, yielding MKVNDILRRKNNQIFAVSPDGTVYDALKLMAEKNLGGVLVMNDDQLVGIFTERDYARKVILLGRASKDTPITEVMTSHVRTITRETEIDECMKMMTEKNIRHLPVLENTKVIGLVSIGDVVKLLIEEQKGIIEHLQSYIAGQ
- a CDS encoding sulfotransferase, which encodes MPFIFVVGNSRSGTTMMGRILSNHEKVHTFPELHFFEQMWSGKDKDKILSNEESVKLAARLINISAAGYFAKKEPEKYFDEAGKIIHEIPGSECTSLRIFAAVIQHESLKHGKQFPCDQTPQNVFYISEILEAFPDSYFINMVRDPRDVLLSQKRKWKRRFLGGSHATWYETIRAWTNYHPLTISKLWNSAIRARDNVKDRRVMSVQFESLLKDPDKAIESICFFLQLPFSAKLKEVPQVGSSSGMDKKEVKGINSDRAQSWGKGGLSPTEIWFCQRSCAHYMKEFGYEPVKVSANPLSILFYYLIFPVKLGFAFLLNLHRMKNIVETVKKRMR
- a CDS encoding YkgB family protein, translating into MNKLITFLANSQKHFINLARISILIVMVWIGGLKAFQYEADGIVPFVANSPLMSFFYNKKAPEYNEYKNPEGKTVQKNIDWHKENGTYIFAYGLGTVIVIIGLLTFLGIWFPKIGLLGALFTVGMSAVTLTFLITTPEVYVPNLGGDFPTPQYGFPYLSGAGRLVIKDVIMMAAGLICASDSARRFLGKTQ